One stretch of Maylandia zebra isolate NMK-2024a linkage group LG13, Mzebra_GT3a, whole genome shotgun sequence DNA includes these proteins:
- the fbln7 gene encoding fibulin-7 isoform X2: MALSFRCRCLLLLCLTAIHSGHGTVQTCMDKHQVVGVLRQMEKFLKGQEMRFNEGLRIMKSKLAALQNSVSKLPQADQSSAPTTCPSLEAPAHGTKFGSKYFVGHEVHFTCSPGYHLVGSATRVCRENGTWTGADVTCKDVSECASNPCQNGGTCVEGVNQYKCTCPQNWSGSHCQHQTQTAPPEWSVMNDPAFSRRPRCAQVNQAQHCSCDAGFHMSGTSDNSICQDVNECEVYRLDQGGKLCVHECVNVPGSYHCACPSGYKLLLDGRSCEDVDECLSQQHNCSRGTTCINMGGGFQCVNPECPHSHGDISYVKTSAFQCERNPCPMDSRSCHLAPKTVSFHYLSLPSNLKTPATLFRMATAAVPGRAGPDSLRFGIVGGNSRSIFVMQRSDRQTGELILVQQLRGPQEISVDVDMSEYSDRTFQAKHVAQVHILVSPYNF; this comes from the exons ATGGCACTGTCTTTCCGATGCAGGTGTTTGCTTTTGCTGTGTTTGACAGCCATCCACAGTGGTCATGGCACCGTTCAG ACATGCATGGATAAGCACCAGGTGGTTGGGGTGCTTCGTCAGATGGAGAAGTTTCTGAAAGGCCAGGAGATGCGGTTTAACGAGGGGCTGAGGATCATGAAGTCAAAACTGGCAGCGCTTCAGAACTCTGTCTCCAAGTTACCTCAAGCAGACCAGTCGTCTG CACCCAccacctgcccctccctggaAGCCCCTGCTCATGGAACCAAGTTCGGGTCAAAGTATTTTGTTGGCCACGAGGTCCATTTCACTTGTTCCCCAGGCTATCACCTTGTGGGTTCTGCGACGCGAGTTTGCCGGGAAAATGGCACCTGGACCGGCGCTGACGTAACCTGTAAAG ATGTAAGCGAATGTGCAAGTAATCCCTGCCAGAATGGAGGTACCTGTGTGGAAGGGGTCAACCAGTACAAATGCACTTGCCCCCAAAACTGGAGTGGCTCCCACTGCCAGCACCAAACACAGACAG CGCCCCCTGAGTGGAGTGTCATGAACGATCCAGCGTTCAGCCGGAGACCTCGCTGTGCCCAAGTGAACCAAGCCCAGCACTGCAGCTGCGATGCGGGCTTTCACATGAGTGGCACCTCTGACAATAGTATCTGTCAGG ATGTAAATGAGTGTGAAGTGTACCGGCTGGACCAAGGAGGGAAACTGTGCGTCCACGAGTGTGTAAATGTCCCAGGCTCGTACCACTGCGCTTGCCCCAGTGGTTACAAGTTGCTTCTAGATGGGCGGAGCTGTGAGG ATGTGGATGAATGTTTAAGCCAACAGCACAACTGTAGCCGAGGGACAACTTGTATCAACATGGGAGGAGGCTTTCAGTGCGTCAATCCAGAGTGTCCCCACTCTCACGGCGACATCAGCTACGTCAAGACATCTGCCTT TCAGTGTGAGAGAAACCCCTGCCCCATGGACAGCCGTTCCTGCCACCTGGCCCCCAAGACTGTGTCCTTTCACTACCTGTCTCTGCCCTCCAACCTGAAGACTCCCGCCACGCTTTTCCGCATGGCGACCGCTGCCGTCCCCGGCCGCGCCGGCCCGGACAGCCTGCGTTTCGGCATAGTGGGCGGAAACTCACGCAGTATCTTTGTTATGCAGCGctcagacagacagactggTGAGCTGATACTGGTCCAGCAGCTGCGCGGGCCACAGGAGATCAGCGTTGACGTGGACATGTCCGAGTACAGCGACCGCACCTTTCAGGCCAAGCATGTGGCCCAGGTCCACATTCTGGTTTCACCTTACAATTTCTGA